The genomic interval AGGTTTTAAGGGCTGGTTGGCAGCATTGAATAGTCTTTGCTAATAATTTTAGCCTTCCTTCACCCTCAAACAAAGTCCCTGAAAATTTTAGAATAACTTTTTAAGTTTCAGTAgtatttttttactgctttgcATAGTCTAGTGTTTATAAGTGAGTAAATAAACTGTTATTGGAAATATACTGAAGTGTTTCGAGTCTTGATTTTATTTGAAGATGTAATTGGAAATGAAGTATTATTCTAGAAAGCAAAATACTAATGAAAGTGAGGTACAAGAAGAGGAAGTTTATATTGTCAGGGGGTctatatcagaaaaaaaatgttttttctaacATTGCTTCTGATTAGTTCTGAGAACCTGTTGTCAGCTCAGCTGAACAGGCAGGTGTAGGAGGTGTTGGAGCCACCTCCTGATCCTCCTTGCCCTGGCCAGGGGGGCTCTCCAGGCTCCCCTTCCTCCATGTACCTGCTCCACAAAGTGCCAGACAACAAAGGCAGCAAGAGCTGCTCAACAGTTCAAGATCTGAACACTGAATTATTGTGCTTATATGGATTAAATTAAGTTAATGAATCTAAATGTGATTCTTAGGTTGTTTTGGAATGGTAAAATTGCTTGCAAATGAATATTTGATTTAGAATACAATTTTCATTAGCGTTGCATCCCTTGGAAAAGTTCTGTAATCAAGAGAGACAGCATTGCTGAGGAAGTTGGGCATGGAGAAGAAAGTGCATTTGTTCTGAATGTAAATTAAGGTAATTGGAATATATGGATATTCTAATCTAAAAGACAAGAGGGACAATTATGCTATTACACTGTAAAATGTTTCTCCCAAAACTCAGTCTTGGATCTTGAGTAATTTTGCAGAGTAATTAATGTAGCAGTTCAGGCATTAACGAACAAAACCCCCAGCTCTGTACTGTGCAGTGGCTTCCCCCTCACAAGTGCTGCTGGAATGGGGTTCagtctttctgtcaggaataaGGCCAAGCCTTTAAAAGCAACAATTTAGTTAATTATGAGACTGCATTCTCCCAAAGAGAGCTGGAATACAGGAATGTTCAACTTTCTCCTCTCCAAGGAGAACTGAACTGAGTGTTGGGGATTAATCTGCAGTAGTGGCTGTGATAGGGAGCCTCAGGAAAGACCAAGGCATGTTAAATAGCAAATCATTTAACAAATCTAAGGTCAGCATTTGTTCCTACAGTTGCACAGTGGGGTTACCATAACACTTGTAGCTTTGTTGTTGTTCCTCCCTGTCAAACAGCACCTGCAGCACTTGCCAGTCTGAAAGTCGGAGTAACACAAGGGTGGTTTGGATTGTTAAAAACAACATTCTGCAATGAAGTGGTTCTGCCTCAGCAGCTCAGAGGGACTAAAAGAAAACCCAGGAAAGCCACGGGTGTCCTTTGAGTCACTGCAGGCCCAGGGACTGTGTCACTTGCCCCCCCTCGGGCTATTCCCAGGATCTAATCTGTTAAATCCGCTGATGGATTGGGGAATGGGAGGAAaggtcccagctgtgcctgaaCTAAGCCTGCCTGGGCACCTTCCAGCATTGCTTACACAgccttaaaaatgcaaatacttCCCACAGTGAAAGTTCCAGGTGTGTCCAGTCTGGCAGGGACGTTCCCTCTGCACACCCAGAGCCAAGGACCAGCTTTCCTTCCATGTTTAGGCCCTGCCATTACCGTGGGACTTCCCAGGGCAGAACAGGACTCTGCCCTGGCAGTGAATTTTGGATTGGCATTTCCATACACACCCAGCTCTCCCACTGGTTGTGTGGAATACATGACTTTCCCATCAGTTCAGCTGTTCTGGGTTACTACCTAAACAGTGCCCAATTATCCAATCAAACAGACTATCAGGTAACTGCTGAGTTAAGCCTGTGCCTCTCCAAACCACCCTCACCTTTTGgtgaattttaaaattccatGAGCACCCACAGACTGAAGTGCCTTCCCAAAGTGCCTGCTGGGGAGCTCAGTTCAGTTCCTGAGCAGTAAGTGTGAAATGCAGCCTTCAGCAGGAATGACCCTGTATTCCTGTTTTAACTTCCCTGGGGAGATGAGTAACAAATGcaagaacattaaaaattctCGCTACACTGATCTTGTGAAATCTTTCATAAAATCATCCTTTTCTTCCAGCGTAATTAGAAGCAaatctctgagcagcagcactcGGGGCATGAGCAAGGGTGGATGTTCACAGAGCCACGCACGGGGACAATTTCCCAGGGAGTGTCGAGGGACGATTGCTGAGCACAGTTCCGATCACAGCGAGTGAGCAACGGGAGCTGCCGCTGAGAAGGGGCACCCGCGTGTTTAATGCCTGGGGAACgaggccctgcagggctggcagggctcgGCAGCGGTGCCTGGAGCCGGCAGGGAGCAGAGCCGCGACTCCTGGAGCCGGGAGGGAGCAGTCACGATTCCTGGAGCCGGGAGGGAGCAGAGCCGCGAGCAGGACGGGCTGGGATTGCAGCGGAGCGCGCTGACCATGCGGTGGAGCTTCAGCACTGCGGGACCGACCGCGAGCGGACACAGCTCcggctgcccagggctggtaCTGCCCGAGTGCTGGGGAAACAAACTCTCCCTCTGCCCgccctctgccctctccctgcgCTGTTTCACACACGGGGATACAGATTTACAATTAGTGCGAATTAAAGGGAAACTGTGACTGACTCGCCCCAAAGGGGAGCAGTGGCTGCACTGGCAGGACCAGCCCAGGACGGCTCTTGCTTCTCCACATACCTTGTAACTCATGACAAGCTGGGAAAATTGTTccctaaaataaaatcatacaCCTGGGTCCCAGTTGAACTGAAAGAGcagctggaattctgggcttctTTGGAAACTTCACTTTAGAATTAAATTTCTTACCAGCCACTGGGCCAGCAGGTGCACTGCTGAAAACTACCAATGGAACTCCTGTGGAAAAGCACCAGTGTTTGGTCACTACTCAGGCCTTTCCAGGATGAAGTTCTGGGAacagggcagagggtgggtgAAATCCAATTTGATGGGTTTGGTGCATTTTCCAAAAGAGGGAGGtgttgagaggaaaaaaccccaaaaattaaaagctgaagCAAGAAGAAGAAATGTGCTCATGGTGAAACACTGGCTGAAAAAGATGCAGGAAAAAAGCTGGGCCTGTCTCATAAAAGTTGTGATGAAATGCAATAAACCTCACCTTACCTTCAGGACATCACAGGGACACAACACTCGAGGGTGTGTCCCACATTAAAGGTCTCCACGAATCCCAACACGATCAGGAAGCCTCCTCTGCCTGgatcctgcagctgcaggagctgagagcaGGTGCTGGATAGTCAGGGCCAGGGATTTCTCcagttctcagaaaaaaactgaCTCTGATCGTGAGCTgggggaaaacaaacagcaaatgaTCGCAGTTGTATTAAATCACTTCAGCCCTACAGGGTAAATTTTTACAGGGTAATTTTTACACCAGCCACGAGGCTGTTGTGGCGGGACCAggacaccagcactgcccagcactgtcgccaggtggggacagggaaggaCTCCGGGAAAGAACCACCTGAACAGCCGCAGGACTGGAGGTCAGCGATGACAGCGATAACTGGAAGCTCACCAAAAACATCCCGAGGTGTTAAATTTGCAGCTTGTCTGCTGCTCCAgagtgctggagcaggaagaCAGCTATCAGCTCCTCAATTCCAGAAGCCTCTGAATGCAGCTCTCTCTTTTTAATGCCTCTGTTGCCAGACGTTTAGAATGTAATTGTATTCTCTGAGCAAAACCAGCTGTGCCTCTTGCCGGCACAATTGGAGCCACAAACGCTCCCTGCTGAAGGGAAGCAAGAAGGAACAGCCACAAGTGCCCCGAGCATCTCTGCTCGTTGACAGCATCTGCTGGCTGTGAAGAGGCGCTTTGATCAGCTGGGAACAAAGGCTTTATGATGTGCTGCAAAGGCTCGATGAGCAATCCTGTAATTGGGGAGGAATGCTGGACTGCCTGATAGCACCGGCAGACTTTGCACCGCTCTGACACTGGTGAGAGGGAAACGGTTTGACTTTGAACTGTGTTCTCAAACACACCTTGCTACCCTCCACCACCAAAAATTCCATTACCCAGGCATTAATTGCAGATTAGCACCTAAAAACAGAACAGACAGTTTAAGGTCGCCATTTTAATGCAAGGGGACCAAGTTCTGAATGAGAAAACGAACATTACTGTCCTTTAACTTACTTGGATTCCATTAGCCAAGATTCGAAGCTTCTTTTACTTCAGAGAATGGAGGTTATTTCCACCCTGTAGCTCTGTGTGAGCTGCACTTGTTGCTGCAGGAAATATTTGGATCACAAGCCTTtactgggaaaggaaaggaagaagtcAAAGAATGATCCTGGGTTTGGGTGTGTGTGGCTCTCAGCTCAGCTAAAGGAGCCCAAGTCATGATGCACTTGGGCACCAAGTGTTTCCCCCAGCACGAGCTGTAATTTCAGAACAATCTCCCTCTGTCCACCTTCCCAGAAGGTTTTGAGCAGCTGCTTTGATTTGACAGGAACCAATTCATCACCCCAGTGACTGAGCACCTCTCTGTGCTCCACTGAATCCATTCTCGCAGGTTTTCAAGCACAGCTGACAGATACACAAACACTAGAAATGCCTGTTCTGTTAACACCCAGCGCTCTCCTGATTTACAGATCCTGCTTGAAATGCCTCTCAGCCCAGAGAAGTGGAGGAGGTTTGACTAATTCACCTGGAGGTCCTGTCTGCCTCTGGatgcagcccctcagcacccTCTGCACCAGCAGAGATCAGCTGAGCCACAAGAGGAGTTCAAGCTTTTCCTTTATTGCTACACTTGTAGAGGTTTGTCGgtaagtgggttttttcccttaattGTTACTACCTCGTTCTTGCCAGCTAAATGCACATTTCTGTAATTTCACTGATTAGGCCTCTAACTACagaagcatttgaaaatgtaagAACAAAGCAGGTTTTCCAGCAcactccctgagctgctgcagatgcTGCTTGAAATACTCCAGTGACAGAGTTCACTGCCTCTCCCAGGCTTTCAGGTCCCACTCTAATGCTCCTTCCACCTCCTGCAGTCCCGGGCTAAGGAACACACCAGGATTATTTGATATGCAGATCTGGCAGGGTGCAGCTCACCCCCATGAAGGTGCACAAAAATCTGCTTCTCTTCAAACTGACATTTCCTCGTGCTGCCAGtacctgtcccagctctgcagcccctgcaggacCAGGCTGGAGGCAGTGACAGGAAAAGACAGGGATGAAAACATGAAATCCTTGAGTGTGAGGAAAGACTCAGTGGGAGTTCCTGCCCTAAGCATACAAGCCACAATATAATGAGGATTATATTTATGCCTCTAACTCTCTGCTGAAATCATTAGGAAGTTAAAAACTCGAATTCTTTGCCAGTTCTGCACCAGAATCCTTTCCTATAAACCTACAAGACCATTTCTCCCTGGCCACAGGATCTACCATGCAAAGAAGGGATTACTCAGGTTGGTAAGGTTAAATTCTTTCTTACAAGAACCTCCAAATTAGAAGGCAGCAGCACCTTGGCTTCTATTTTCTTGCAGTTTAAGAACTACAGAAGGTCAAGCAACAAGAACTGGACAAGAAATGCAAGAGTCTTCAGGTTTATCTGTGATGCTCAGGGGCCTTTCACAGTAGCTTCTCTCTTATCAGCTCCTGCCTTATCTACCTTCTTTTCTCCCAAGTGACACCTGGAAATGCGAGAAAATGCATCTCCCAGAGGGTGCCCTCAGGTCTCAGCACGGAGCAGCCCCTTTGCTGCCTGCAGGAGGCAGGTCTGGAAGGTCAGGAAACAGCAGACAGGCCATGGGGCAAgagaaggggcagagcaggcaggtcAGGAGGAGCAaaccagcccttccctgcacatctgtcaccagctctgcctgagcaggagcagcttcaTTATCTCACTGGGaaataaaggacaaaaagaGCCTGTCCATGTCAGCCTGCCCAGACAGGAGCCCAGAGGTTACAGGGGCAGCTCTTGCCCTCTGCCTCCCAAAACAGAGCCTGGATGAAGGTGGGTCCCAGGGTTAGGGGTGAGGGTtatggtttgggctgggatgTGGGTCAGGGGTCAGGGTTAGCACTGCAGGTcagggttaggggttagggtgagggttggGGATTAGGGACAAGGAACCAAACAGACTGCAGTGAAGACAATTAACTCCATCTCAGCCTCCGGGGTAGGCTGGGCTTCCTGGGAAggggctttctttcctggggacagggctgtCGTTCCTTTGTCTGCAGAAGCTCATCTCCCCCAGTGCCTGTCTGAGCCCCTGAACTGAacacagatgaagattcctcccagacaaaaggtgccaggacagaaaggtgTTGCTGCCTCTGGAGTGCCCTGGGAGGCCCATCATGGGCATCTCAGCCCAGGTGTCTGTGGGCTTTCCTTCCTGGGGGAAAGGGCTGCTGTTGGTTTGCAGACACATCTCTGCAGTGCCACTCTGCAGGAAGGAGAGAACAGAggcccttccctgcagcccaggggctgggggttCTAAATGTGGCTGGTTCCAGCAcatcagctcagcacagcaatTCTCAGCTCCACCATGAAGGCAGCCCACCCTTCCCCTCTGCTGAGGGGCTCCCTCTGCTCAGGAGGGACACGAGTGTGCCCACAGgaacagccagggcagagctcgTCTGCCAGCTCAGCTTCCCATTTTGCACCTCCACATTAAGGCCAGGCACACACTTTACAGTGCCAGTAAATCCATATCCTTGTGCTAAAAGCCATCACTTCAGGAAGATCTGTTCCAATACACTGGAGACAGGAGGAGGTTGAATCCTCCATCAGACCCAGGCAGGCACGGCTGGAGAGGGTTTGGGATTGTCTGGAGTTGGGAAGCCAAATGCCAAGGCAACCTTAAGCAGTGCAACTGGATCCAGTTCTGTATTTCAGCAGGGGGAGCCCAGAGAAACCACCTCCCCCTGCGACAGTGTCTGTGAGCAGAGTGTGCTGGTTCTGCCCAGGCAGGATCCAGGTCCAGGTGCCAAAGCTGCACCCACACAGGATGAACCTCTCACTGCAGAGGAACCCTGAGGTGCTGATCTCCCTCCCTGGCTGTggcctgagcagcagagctggcagcaggcagaggatggacctctgtgcctggccaGCCTCCCGTTCAGGGAGAGGATCTGCTGTCAGGGGGGTGtgggttgtgctgctgcttggcCTGTGTCCTTCCAGGGAACAAAACTGTTTCTCCACTAGACTTCACAACTCAATCGCCAGTTTTTCCTACACCTCTACTAACCTGGGTCCAGAACAGTCActgtctgtgcccagggaaCAAGACACTCAGCTTTGCAGGACTGGCTGCACCGACGTTCAGGAGGACGGAAAGAGCCTGTGCTGGGAAATGtaagttttttcccctctccattcAACCCACCTGAAGCTGAACAGAGGTGGAAAGGAGTAGCCAAACCCAAGTGCCAGTGCACCACTTTAGTGCCACACAACATTTCTGTCCCCAACAGCACCCACCAGCCCACAGCCCCCCTGCACATCAGGGCCTCTGACTGACCCCCTGAACCCTCCAGCCCAACATGTGCACAGGGAAGAGTGGAAACCACAGCAGAACCCCACAGCCTTCCCCCTGGTGTTAGTCAGGACTGGTTTAAGGGGGTGTTGGAGTGTGCTGGTGCAAAGGTAAACCAGAGGGAGAAATGAGCCCAACTGCAGtgagattacaagtcagagttacaatttaataaaaaagattaCAACAAATACAGTGATagagagaaaaattggttttagcCCCCAGaacccagatgtataacccagcaccctggggcaccaACAGGATGGTGTTCATTGACCCTTGTGCTGAGCCCAACGTGGGCCCCCAAGGGCAGAGTGAAACGAAaaggaaacctgttggtgaggatcatgtcacagtctggtccaGAGTGGCAGCcacagtcctgtcgaggttctgctcctcctctggatccaacacgtggtcccagaagtccccaaaccccaagattccatcccctcaggttcaggtgggagcccccagtccctcccccagggcagggagttccacactggctgatctgactctgggagtcaggggggattttggaatctttgataacccaccagcacacaccacccctcaggtgggtgtgaaggtgctgctgcctccccagaggggagttatcacacctgagtcattggtgtgaagactTTATCTCACAGAGTTCTCTCAACCCCATCCTGTGCCCGGAGGTGCCAggcgtgccctgggcagctgctgccaacgACCCATTATTGACAGTCCATCAGAAATGACACCGAGGGTGCACAGCACACAGTTTTGGtgacacccacacagggacaaactggtccctgtccctgtaactgggatgtggggcagggcagtgtcTCTTAACCCAGCAGGGGCTCACCTGTGCAGGTCCTCTTGTTCTCGTGCAGAGTGTAGCCCACCCTGCAGCTGCAGTAGAAGCCCCCCACGTAGTTGTGGCAGTGGTGGCTGCAGAGGGGCTCCCCCCCCAGCAGCTGCTTGCACTCATCGATATCTGATGGGCAAAGCACAGAATCAGGCAAACAACCCTTCAACAGCCTGTGCTCTCACCCTGAGACACTCAGTGCTTGGGGGCCCTTTGCATCCCTCCCAGCACAAGGAGACCTCCTtgcccacccagccccagcagcacaggctctgAGGGCACAGGAaaggcccagccccagcacagctgtggctcCTCCACCCACAGAGGGGCTGCTCTCTCACCTTCAGCAGCATAGAAGGCCTCAAAGCCCATGAAGGGTTTCTCATTGGAGTAATCGGACCGGAACAGCACCACGAGCTGGTTGTCAGTGGAGACGTATGTCCTGTTGCCTGGAGCTTCCTCAGTGTCTGTGCTGTCCTTCCCACACAGCCTGGCCAAGGTCTGCCCACCAGAGCTCAGCTGGAACACAGGCAGATGGGCCACCAGGTTAGGACAGGACATTGATcttcccagcctgctgccaTGACTTGGAAATCCTGTGTTTGATGGTGTGAGGAAGGAGGTTTGGGTGCTCTACAGCCAAGGACAGATAAGAGAAGATTTTCCCTGTTCTCTGTGACTTAAGCCCATCATTTtatctcccttttcccttcctgaggCCCCCAAAGCT from Pithys albifrons albifrons isolate INPA30051 chromosome 22, PitAlb_v1, whole genome shotgun sequence carries:
- the MASP2 gene encoding mannan-binding lectin serine protease 2 isoform X2 gives rise to the protein MRGVQGQQSSRMRVWVWLAVLCSAGQSSAVPQKMYGRITSPNFPNVYPNHKERIWNITVPRGYSIRIYFTHFDLELSHLCEYDYVKLSSGGQTLARLCGKDSTDTEEAPGNRTYVSTDNQLVVLFRSDYSNEKPFMGFEAFYAAEDIDECKQLLGGEPLCSHHCHNYVGGFYCSCRVGYTLHENKRTCTGEPLLG
- the MASP2 gene encoding mannan-binding lectin serine protease 2 isoform X1; protein product: MRGVQGQQSSRMRVWVWLAVLCSAGQSSAVPQKMYGRITSPNFPNVYPNHKERIWNITVPRGYSIRIYFTHFDLELSHLCEYDYVKLSSGGQTLARLCGKDSTDTEEAPGNRTYVSTDNQLVVLFRSDYSNEKPFMGFEAFYAAEDIDECKQLLGGEPLCSHHCHNYVGGFYCSCRVGYTLHENKRTCTVKACDPNISCSNKCSSHRATGWK